In Rubripirellula tenax, the following are encoded in one genomic region:
- a CDS encoding CNNM domain-containing protein, producing the protein MILAIVLFLVGLVMSAFFSGSETGMYRVSRTRLVLDGLSGSLAARGIIWLLNHPAVFVATALVGNNLANYLTSLAIVMAVASWFGVGSSAELIGPMLMTPIVFVFGELLPKYLFYHAPYRMITATRPLLLGAAVLFSPVSLLLGFLGRGLQRITGQTPFRLRLAMARGELDQILRDGHEAGILAAGQRSLAQRLFEVGNQNAVSFGVPANRLAIVSAPVDVDEARRQARRRNHPIVLVKRGTRIIGFLWYADLCVREPSLELGPVIRGKVTDRHLGILLRLYDAASDVAVLFDDQGEVRCVVTRRQLLQPLIK; encoded by the coding sequence ATGATCCTAGCGATCGTTTTGTTCCTGGTCGGCTTGGTCATGAGCGCGTTCTTCAGCGGCAGCGAGACCGGAATGTACCGCGTGTCGCGCACGCGTTTGGTGCTGGACGGATTGAGCGGTTCATTGGCCGCACGCGGGATCATTTGGTTGCTGAATCATCCCGCGGTTTTCGTCGCAACGGCGTTGGTTGGCAACAACTTGGCGAACTATTTGACGTCGCTGGCGATCGTGATGGCCGTTGCGTCTTGGTTCGGCGTTGGTTCCAGTGCCGAGCTGATCGGGCCAATGCTGATGACGCCGATCGTATTCGTGTTCGGTGAACTGCTTCCAAAGTATTTGTTCTATCACGCGCCGTATCGAATGATCACGGCAACGCGACCGCTGTTGCTAGGCGCTGCGGTGTTGTTCTCGCCGGTATCGTTGTTGCTGGGATTTCTGGGCCGCGGACTGCAACGCATCACCGGCCAGACGCCGTTTCGTTTGCGGCTAGCGATGGCACGCGGCGAGTTGGACCAAATCCTTCGTGACGGCCACGAAGCAGGAATCTTGGCCGCCGGCCAACGCTCGCTTGCCCAGCGGTTGTTCGAAGTCGGAAACCAAAACGCCGTCTCGTTCGGTGTGCCGGCGAATCGTTTGGCCATTGTGTCGGCACCAGTCGATGTCGACGAAGCCAGACGCCAGGCGCGTCGGCGGAATCATCCGATCGTGTTGGTCAAACGTGGTACGCGAATCATCGGCTTTCTTTGGTATGCCGATCTGTGCGTTCGCGAACCAAGCTTGGAACTAGGACCGGTGATTCGCGGCAAAGTAACGGATCGTCACCTGGGAATCCTATTGAGGCTGTATGACGCCGCCAGCGATGTGGCGGTGCTGTTCGACGATCAGGGTGAAGTGCGATGCGTCGTGACCCGACGACAATTGCTGCAACCGTTGATCAAATGA